A genomic segment from Nitrospira sp. encodes:
- a CDS encoding fatty acid desaturase, which yields MSHHLNAVVENGRRAWDIPTAALFSLVAVTALIGVPLFGYVHGYTRLDWAMGGILYLISGLGITVGYHRMISHRSFRCPDWVKAVFLVAGGWALENSALKWGTDHARHHARVDQEEDPYNATKGFWYSHCGWLFTKDPHKTERFAPWLREDRVVMWQHRWYVPIVLSGLALPFVVGLSAGGAWDGLSCFLLAGVGRVFLVLNSTFCINSICHLWGRQPYSQANTSRDSWWVSLITLGEGYHNYHHAFQRDYRNGPLWYNFDPSKWLIYGLSRFGLAEGLVRFDSEDGVRSHYS from the coding sequence ATGAGCCATCACCTGAATGCGGTCGTAGAGAACGGTCGAAGAGCGTGGGATATCCCGACGGCAGCGCTGTTCTCGCTGGTCGCGGTGACGGCCCTCATCGGGGTGCCGCTCTTCGGCTACGTCCATGGCTATACGCGGCTGGACTGGGCCATGGGCGGCATCCTCTATCTCATCAGCGGACTGGGCATTACCGTGGGGTACCACCGGATGATTTCCCATCGCAGCTTCCGGTGCCCCGACTGGGTCAAGGCTGTGTTTTTGGTTGCGGGCGGCTGGGCGCTGGAGAACTCGGCGCTGAAATGGGGCACCGATCATGCGCGGCACCATGCGCGTGTGGATCAGGAGGAGGATCCCTACAATGCGACGAAAGGATTCTGGTACAGCCACTGCGGCTGGCTCTTCACGAAAGATCCGCACAAGACCGAACGATTCGCGCCCTGGCTGCGGGAAGATCGCGTGGTGATGTGGCAGCACCGTTGGTATGTTCCCATCGTCCTGTCCGGCCTGGCGCTGCCGTTTGTGGTTGGTCTGTCGGCCGGAGGGGCATGGGATGGTCTCAGTTGCTTCTTGTTGGCCGGCGTCGGGCGGGTCTTTCTGGTGCTGAACTCCACGTTCTGCATCAATTCCATCTGTCACCTGTGGGGCCGTCAGCCCTACAGTCAGGCCAATACCAGTCGGGACAGTTGGTGGGTGTCGCTGATCACGCTGGGGGAGGGCTATCACAACTACCATCACGCCTTCCAGCGAGACTACCGGAACGGGCCTCTGTGGTACAACTTTGATCCGTCGAAGTGGCTCATCTACGGGTTATCCCGGTTTGGACTCGCCGAAGGGCTGGTCCGATTCGATTCGGAGGATGGTGTCAGGTCACATTATTCATGA
- a CDS encoding Rieske 2Fe-2S domain-containing protein — translation MLAGFWYIAAESRLVRPGHLTATALANQAIVLVRNRSGTAQALEDRCSHRGVPLSSGRLEGESIQCPYHGWRFSTSGACLEAPVLGAGAAPKSACVRSYPVQEQDGWIWVYVGNERCPIPVAPPPTFPVPADGSPVSMLRMSMPVKSRMEFAVDNFIDPAHVPFVHTGIFRRRKAQRLKEKEFIRLPQGFRTVSTNVLLPNTIVFRAVTPTLAPAKTTVDFLMPGIHLETFEVGARWGGRSWS, via the coding sequence ATGCTCGCCGGTTTCTGGTACATTGCCGCCGAATCTCGGCTGGTTCGACCAGGCCATCTGACGGCCACAGCGCTGGCGAATCAAGCGATCGTCCTGGTCCGCAACCGTTCAGGAACGGCGCAGGCGCTGGAGGATCGGTGTTCTCATCGGGGAGTCCCTCTCTCGTCCGGCAGGTTGGAGGGTGAATCTATCCAGTGTCCGTATCATGGGTGGCGATTTTCGACTTCGGGGGCCTGTCTGGAGGCGCCGGTCCTAGGGGCTGGCGCCGCGCCGAAGTCGGCCTGTGTCCGATCCTATCCGGTGCAGGAACAAGATGGATGGATCTGGGTCTATGTGGGGAACGAACGATGTCCGATACCGGTGGCCCCGCCGCCGACGTTTCCAGTGCCTGCGGACGGCAGTCCGGTGTCTATGTTGAGGATGTCCATGCCGGTCAAGAGCAGGATGGAGTTCGCGGTCGACAACTTCATTGATCCGGCCCACGTCCCCTTCGTTCACACCGGCATCTTTCGCCGGCGGAAGGCCCAGAGGTTGAAGGAGAAAGAATTTATACGGTTGCCGCAGGGCTTTCGAACCGTGTCCACCAATGTGCTCCTGCCGAACACGATTGTCTTTCGCGCCGTGACTCCGACGCTCGCGCCGGCGAAGACCACGGTGGATTTCCTTATGCCGGGGATTCATCTGGAAACGTTCGAGGTGGGCGCGCGCTGGGGGGGGCGATCATGGTCGTGA